In Pyxidicoccus xibeiensis, the following proteins share a genomic window:
- a CDS encoding glycoside hydrolase family 15 protein: protein MALPLEDYALIGDTQSAALVGRDGSIDWLCWPRFDSDACFAALLGDASHGRWLLAPAGGILKVTRRYRPGSLVLETDYETEDGAVRVVDCMPPRGSEPDLVRVVQGLKGSVPMRMELLAHFGYGDRSPWVRFHDDHSSARAGPDSVALRTPVTVRRRGHALTADFPTEPGGRVPFVLSWHPSHEPPPRALDGLAAVEDTEAWWKEWSSRLVSTGPWHEPLQRSLITLKALTYSPTGGIVAAPTTSLPAASGGRPGDARFCWLHDATSALQALLDGGYLDEARAWRDWLVRAVAGEPEELQSPYGVAGERRFPEQELSWLPGYEGARPVRIGHAARRGLRLEEVGEVMGCFDEGSRRGLPPSGDGWTLQRAMLDHLEGAWLQPPAEGPVLTYPKVMAWVAVHRALESAARFGLDAPVERWKRLRAELHAEVCTRGYDSRRGAFCREYGGRGLDARLLRLGRLGFLPADDARLVGTVDAVERELGEGDFVRQDESRGAGVSLVCSFWLADSLHLLGRREEAKSLFERLLRVRNDVGLLPEEYDPRQRRMAGHFPHTSSHVALVQTAMGLSRGAALEG from the coding sequence ATGGCCCTGCCCCTGGAAGACTACGCCCTCATCGGCGACACGCAGAGCGCCGCCCTGGTGGGGCGGGACGGCTCCATCGACTGGCTGTGCTGGCCGCGCTTCGACTCGGACGCCTGCTTCGCCGCGCTGCTGGGCGACGCGTCCCATGGCCGCTGGCTGCTCGCCCCGGCCGGCGGCATCCTGAAGGTGACGCGTCGCTACCGCCCCGGCTCGCTGGTGCTGGAGACGGACTACGAGACGGAGGACGGCGCGGTGCGCGTGGTGGACTGCATGCCCCCGCGCGGCAGCGAGCCGGACCTCGTGCGCGTGGTGCAGGGCCTCAAGGGCAGCGTCCCCATGCGCATGGAGCTCCTCGCCCACTTCGGCTACGGCGACCGCTCGCCCTGGGTGCGCTTCCATGACGACCATTCCTCCGCGCGCGCGGGGCCGGACTCGGTGGCGCTCCGCACGCCCGTCACCGTGCGGCGCCGGGGGCACGCGCTCACCGCGGACTTCCCCACCGAGCCGGGCGGCCGCGTGCCCTTCGTCCTCTCCTGGCATCCCTCGCACGAGCCGCCGCCGCGTGCCCTGGACGGGCTGGCCGCCGTGGAGGACACGGAGGCGTGGTGGAAGGAGTGGTCCTCGCGCCTCGTCTCCACCGGGCCGTGGCACGAGCCGCTCCAGCGCTCGCTCATCACCCTCAAGGCGCTGACGTACTCACCCACGGGCGGCATCGTCGCCGCGCCCACCACGTCGCTGCCCGCGGCCTCCGGCGGCCGCCCCGGTGACGCGCGCTTCTGCTGGCTGCATGACGCCACCAGCGCGCTCCAGGCCCTGCTGGACGGGGGCTACCTGGACGAGGCCCGCGCCTGGCGCGACTGGCTGGTGCGCGCGGTGGCCGGCGAGCCGGAGGAGCTGCAGTCTCCCTACGGCGTCGCGGGCGAGCGCCGCTTCCCGGAGCAGGAGCTGTCCTGGCTGCCCGGCTACGAGGGCGCGCGGCCGGTGCGCATCGGCCATGCGGCCCGCCGGGGCCTGCGCCTGGAGGAGGTGGGCGAGGTGATGGGCTGCTTCGACGAGGGCTCGCGCCGGGGCCTGCCTCCCAGCGGGGATGGGTGGACGCTCCAGCGGGCGATGCTGGACCACCTGGAGGGCGCCTGGCTCCAGCCTCCGGCGGAGGGCCCCGTCCTCACGTACCCGAAGGTGATGGCGTGGGTGGCGGTGCACCGGGCGCTGGAGAGCGCCGCGCGCTTCGGCCTGGACGCGCCGGTGGAGCGCTGGAAGCGGCTGCGCGCGGAGCTTCACGCGGAGGTGTGTACCCGCGGCTACGACTCCCGCCGGGGCGCCTTCTGCCGCGAGTATGGCGGACGTGGGCTGGACGCGCGGCTGCTGCGGCTGGGCCGGCTGGGCTTCCTGCCCGCGGACGACGCGCGCCTGGTCGGCACGGTGGACGCGGTGGAGCGCGAGCTGGGCGAAGGGGACTTCGTGCGCCAGGATGAGTCGCGCGGCGCGGGGGTGTCGCTGGTGTGCAGCTTCTGGCTGGCGGACAGCCTGCACCTGCTCGGCCGGCGTGAAGAGGCGAAGTCCCTCTTCGAGCGGCTGCTGCGCGTGCGCAACGACGTGGGCCTGCTGCCGGAGGAGTACGACCCACGCCAGCGCCGAATGGCCGGCCACTTCCCGCACACCTCCAGCCACGTCGCCCTCGTCCAGACGGCCATGGGCCTGTCCCGGGGCGCGGCGCTGGAGGGCTGA
- a CDS encoding SO2930 family diheme c-type cytochrome: MRTPFIPGLGLAAVLLTAALASCSGGDDPPAPGVDAGDSTPDAGVDSGTPDAGVDAGEDSGTPDAGNGDAGPPDAGDAGPGQPDASVVIPNTLSGFGLFTGSPATGGLQPVEGNVPYELTTPLFSDYSVKSRTLYVPPGKKAGYQARDVLDLPVGTIITKTFAFPADLRQPTQNVRVLETRVLVRQPGGWEAFPYVWNAEQTEATLDNGGELFRNVQFIGEDGVTRKLDYLVPSKNQCSKCHHVFDAQKRQVMVPIGVKARYLNRDFTYGGEPINQLQHLANLGKLEGLPPALQLPRAPDAFNPLEADLGTRARTYLDINCAHCHNARAEAGDTSRLFLDITSTETPNLNMGICKRPGSAGSGVGGEFDIVPGDHSVSILWYRMHTEESGKMMPELGRALRHDQGSSLIADWIEAMPDRSCE; encoded by the coding sequence ATGCGTACGCCGTTCATCCCGGGACTCGGACTGGCCGCGGTGCTGCTGACCGCGGCGCTGGCCTCGTGCTCGGGAGGTGACGACCCGCCCGCGCCGGGAGTCGATGCGGGAGACTCCACCCCCGACGCCGGGGTGGACAGTGGCACCCCGGACGCCGGCGTCGATGCCGGCGAGGACAGCGGCACCCCGGACGCGGGGAACGGCGACGCGGGCCCCCCGGACGCCGGCGACGCCGGGCCGGGCCAGCCGGATGCCTCGGTGGTGATTCCCAACACGCTGTCCGGCTTCGGCCTCTTCACCGGCAGCCCCGCGACGGGCGGGCTCCAGCCGGTGGAGGGCAACGTCCCGTACGAGCTGACCACGCCGCTGTTCTCCGACTACTCGGTCAAGTCCCGCACGCTCTACGTGCCGCCGGGCAAGAAGGCCGGCTACCAGGCGCGGGACGTGCTCGACTTGCCGGTGGGCACCATCATCACCAAGACGTTCGCCTTCCCCGCGGACCTGCGCCAGCCGACGCAGAACGTGCGGGTGCTCGAGACGCGCGTGCTGGTGCGGCAGCCGGGGGGCTGGGAGGCCTTCCCGTACGTCTGGAATGCCGAGCAGACGGAGGCCACGCTGGACAACGGCGGCGAGCTGTTCCGCAACGTCCAGTTCATCGGCGAGGACGGCGTGACGCGGAAGTTGGACTACCTGGTGCCCAGCAAGAACCAGTGCTCGAAGTGCCACCACGTCTTCGACGCGCAGAAGCGCCAGGTGATGGTGCCCATCGGCGTGAAGGCCCGGTACCTCAACCGCGACTTCACGTACGGCGGGGAGCCAATCAACCAGCTCCAGCACCTGGCCAACCTGGGGAAGCTGGAGGGGCTGCCGCCGGCCCTCCAGCTCCCTCGCGCGCCGGATGCCTTCAACCCGTTGGAGGCGGACCTGGGCACGCGGGCGCGCACCTACCTGGACATCAACTGCGCGCATTGCCACAACGCGAGGGCGGAGGCGGGTGACACCAGCCGGCTGTTCCTCGACATCACCAGCACGGAGACGCCCAACCTGAACATGGGCATCTGCAAGCGGCCGGGCTCGGCGGGCAGCGGCGTGGGGGGCGAGTTCGACATCGTCCCCGGCGACCACAGCGTGTCCATCCTCTGGTACCGGATGCACACCGAGGAGTCCGGGAAGATGATGCCGGAGCTGGGCCGGGCCCTGAGGCACGACCAGGGCTCCAGCCTCATCGCCGACTGGATTGAAGCGATGCCCGACCGCTCCTGCGAGTGA
- a CDS encoding parallel beta-helix domain-containing protein, which yields MRCRSPLSSVPRAVLLTLVGLLALPACSDEEDGPGIPLVPLDAGTTDAGTDAGTTDSGTPDAGPTDGGSSSAWPQSFSCQGKPQQTLTFNSTQVQELQNKVNDLADCTTIQLGAGTFVLDNAITIRSKGITITGAGKGTKGEGTGGTASTVLDFSTAAANSNGIDVVGDLFSVSDLAIWNAKKDGLRVEGSSNVTIRRVRTEWAQENQESNGKYGIYPVKSAFVLIEECEAYNAADAGIYVGQTRRANVIRNIAKQNVAGIEIENTKFAWVQGNTAVDNTTGLVVFDLPGNPIKGTDILVVGNTITGNNRPNFASVTASSSTVSQVPAGTGTFILASRRVEFVGNTWGDNNTVDIAVLSGLAIEPDITQWSAAYFNFPSADVYIHGNTFTGGSGDAVDNGNLDPERRPLGVLVGAVYQYGASQGEPRVEHVFWDGIDPAPRDESLRNPVNLCFTDNKLPTAEGEPKHAIVDFDLQAVSGYLRTTTPNLPAAWAETRRYPAGAAPFNCSGFLPKLALP from the coding sequence ATGCGCTGTCGTTCCCCGCTCTCGTCTGTGCCTCGCGCCGTGCTCCTCACCCTGGTGGGGTTGCTCGCCCTTCCCGCCTGCTCCGATGAAGAGGACGGGCCCGGGATTCCGCTGGTCCCCCTGGACGCGGGCACGACGGATGCGGGCACGGACGCGGGTACGACGGACTCGGGCACCCCGGACGCGGGCCCCACGGACGGCGGCTCCTCGTCGGCCTGGCCCCAGAGCTTCTCCTGCCAGGGCAAGCCGCAGCAGACGCTGACCTTCAACTCCACCCAGGTGCAGGAGCTGCAGAACAAGGTGAACGACCTGGCCGACTGCACCACCATCCAGCTGGGCGCGGGCACCTTCGTGCTCGACAACGCCATCACCATCCGCAGCAAAGGCATCACCATCACCGGCGCGGGCAAGGGCACCAAGGGCGAGGGCACCGGTGGCACCGCCAGCACCGTGCTGGACTTCAGCACCGCCGCCGCCAACAGCAACGGCATCGACGTGGTGGGCGACCTGTTCAGCGTGAGCGACCTGGCCATCTGGAACGCGAAGAAGGACGGCCTGCGCGTGGAGGGCTCCAGCAACGTCACCATCCGGCGCGTGCGCACGGAGTGGGCGCAGGAGAACCAGGAGAGCAACGGCAAGTACGGCATCTACCCGGTGAAGTCGGCCTTCGTCCTCATCGAGGAGTGCGAGGCCTACAACGCGGCGGACGCCGGCATCTACGTGGGCCAGACGCGCCGCGCCAACGTCATCCGGAACATCGCGAAGCAGAACGTGGCGGGCATCGAAATCGAGAACACGAAGTTCGCCTGGGTGCAGGGCAACACGGCGGTGGACAACACCACGGGCCTCGTCGTGTTCGACCTGCCCGGCAACCCCATCAAGGGCACGGACATCCTCGTCGTGGGCAACACCATCACCGGCAACAACCGCCCCAACTTCGCGTCCGTGACGGCCAGCAGCAGCACCGTGTCCCAGGTGCCGGCCGGCACCGGCACGTTCATCCTCGCGTCGCGGCGGGTGGAGTTCGTCGGCAACACGTGGGGTGACAACAACACGGTGGACATCGCCGTGCTGAGCGGCCTGGCCATCGAGCCCGACATCACCCAGTGGAGCGCGGCGTACTTCAACTTCCCCAGCGCGGACGTCTACATCCACGGCAACACCTTCACCGGTGGCAGCGGAGACGCGGTGGACAACGGCAACCTCGACCCGGAGCGCCGCCCGCTCGGAGTGCTGGTGGGCGCCGTGTACCAGTACGGGGCGAGCCAGGGTGAGCCGCGCGTGGAGCACGTGTTCTGGGATGGCATCGACCCGGCGCCGCGTGACGAGAGCCTGCGCAACCCCGTCAACCTCTGCTTCACCGACAACAAGCTGCCGACCGCGGAGGGGGAGCCGAAGCACGCCATCGTGGACTTCGACCTGCAGGCCGTCTCCGGGTACCTCCGGACGACCACGCCCAACCTTCCCGCCGCCTGGGCGGAGACGCGGCGCTACCCGGCGGGCGCGGCGCCCTTCAACTGCTCGGGCTTCCTGCCCAAGCTCGCGCTTCCCTGA
- a CDS encoding FKBP-type peptidyl-prolyl cis-trans isomerase — MRKTWLVAVMLVLAGCQQQAKTETATPAAGGGSANNPQTEEQKTLYALGLSIGRSISVFDMTPEELEYVKAGISTQVKGEKSPVDMETYGPKLQELARTRSNRKAEVEKANAKKFLDEAAKESGAVKTESGLVYKELTAGTGELPKASDIVKVHYKGTLTNGTEFDSSYKRGEPTQFPLQGVIKCWTEGVQKMKVGGKAKLVCPSDIAYGDRGAPPNIPGGAALVFEVELLEIVKQPDAPPMMGNPGGPPPGKPAAADKK, encoded by the coding sequence ATGCGGAAGACGTGGCTGGTCGCGGTGATGCTGGTGCTGGCGGGTTGCCAGCAGCAGGCGAAGACGGAGACGGCGACGCCGGCGGCCGGCGGCGGGAGTGCCAACAACCCGCAGACGGAAGAGCAGAAGACGCTGTACGCGCTGGGCCTGTCCATCGGCCGGAGCATCAGCGTGTTCGACATGACCCCGGAGGAGCTGGAGTACGTCAAGGCGGGCATCTCCACCCAGGTGAAGGGTGAGAAGTCGCCGGTGGACATGGAGACGTACGGGCCGAAGCTGCAGGAGCTGGCGCGCACGCGCAGCAACCGCAAGGCCGAGGTCGAGAAGGCCAACGCGAAGAAGTTCCTGGACGAGGCCGCCAAGGAGTCCGGCGCGGTGAAGACCGAGTCCGGCCTGGTCTACAAGGAGCTGACCGCCGGCACGGGTGAGCTGCCCAAGGCGTCGGACATCGTGAAGGTGCACTACAAGGGCACGCTGACCAACGGCACCGAGTTCGACAGCTCCTACAAGCGCGGCGAGCCCACCCAGTTCCCGCTCCAGGGCGTCATCAAGTGCTGGACCGAGGGCGTGCAGAAGATGAAGGTGGGCGGCAAGGCGAAGCTGGTGTGCCCGTCGGACATCGCCTACGGCGACCGCGGCGCGCCCCCGAACATCCCGGGCGGTGCGGCCCTGGTGTTCGAGGTGGAGCTGCTGGAGATCGTCAAGCAGCCGGACGCCCCGCCGATGATGGGCAACCCGGGCGGCCCGCCGCCGGGCAAGCCGGCCGCGGCGGACAAGAAGTAG
- a CDS encoding SRPBCC family protein, translating into MAKTLGIVAVVLVAAAALYISTRPERFHVQRSAQLNAPADAAFALINDFHRWEQWSPYEKLDPNLERSFEGPSSGPGAVYAYKGNRNVGEGRMTIQESRPGALVSIQLEFIEPFPSKNTATFELEPSGTGTRVTWSMEGPNTLMGKVMSPFMDGFIGKSMEQGLAALDTAAQAEAKKLQQAQAR; encoded by the coding sequence ATGGCCAAGACTCTCGGAATCGTCGCTGTCGTCCTCGTTGCCGCCGCCGCGCTCTACATCTCCACGCGCCCGGAGCGCTTCCACGTCCAGCGGAGCGCGCAGCTCAACGCCCCCGCGGACGCCGCCTTCGCGCTCATCAACGACTTCCACCGGTGGGAGCAGTGGTCGCCCTACGAGAAGCTGGACCCGAACCTGGAGCGCAGCTTCGAGGGCCCGTCCTCCGGCCCGGGCGCCGTCTACGCGTACAAGGGGAACCGCAACGTCGGCGAGGGCCGGATGACCATCCAGGAGAGCCGGCCCGGCGCGCTCGTCTCCATCCAGCTCGAGTTCATCGAGCCCTTCCCGTCGAAGAACACGGCGACCTTCGAGCTGGAGCCGTCCGGGACGGGAACGCGCGTGACGTGGAGCATGGAGGGCCCGAACACGCTGATGGGCAAGGTGATGTCGCCCTTCATGGACGGCTTCATCGGCAAGAGCATGGAGCAGGGCCTCGCCGCCCTCGACACCGCCGCGCAGGCGGAGGCGAAGAAGCTCCAGCAGGCGCAGGCCCGGTAG